The Verrucomicrobium spinosum DSM 4136 = JCM 18804 genome includes a region encoding these proteins:
- a CDS encoding HEAT repeat domain-containing protein: MFRKWTVVFTLLMTAAISGAKAGAKPLGPVPVGAAANLQFYKGPEFVLGEPIELTFVLRNGGPLTLKAQTGGDYRATGYPTRYKFEVVDDAGSKAEPSAWYDMGGIIGAPHEVAPLKEYREQLVLQNYVRIDHPGEYLVKVHHDFGWLATTERPYPVAEARIKVVLPSAEEIGRRVQALARKNEHRQSQHLGQYWNSPPFVWMIHPIYLPALEQAAAGGCLQAFEGIHRVRNTDATRALVRLLESEQPEVASTAALFIAKRLPVPNGKEPPLRTLNGFITPGGEMELYAHRYWLPELDAMVIKAARKMVTRSEADEVGRAAALLGGLGEVTDAELVFQALDRVVRTTKDRTDPKGETFLAAAPGPALLSALEDIQRRGWKFDFSQDDETRAAGRLWAGLWLMASAERPPVPAVGESLFAPGLASPYAVVREAALRALPDPASERWRDAIKAALGDADFGVRRAAIHATLGTRDARFEESLLKLVRENPEPNITHDACDALIQLGARWQMTQVWMEALGEKSRFPEALVLLIEQLVWPEGARLQRTSAISVEESEQIHQAWKRFLGDPATEAHLRAGRRVPVSDAMLMELGGRHREWQLPDGQTWPQALSR, from the coding sequence ATGTTTAGAAAATGGACCGTGGTTTTCACGCTGCTCATGACGGCGGCCATTTCTGGGGCTAAGGCGGGCGCGAAACCGTTGGGCCCGGTCCCGGTTGGAGCCGCGGCCAATTTGCAGTTTTACAAGGGCCCGGAATTTGTCCTGGGGGAGCCCATTGAGCTGACCTTTGTGCTGCGAAACGGCGGCCCTCTGACGCTGAAGGCGCAAACGGGCGGCGACTACCGGGCCACGGGTTATCCCACGAGGTACAAATTCGAAGTCGTCGATGACGCCGGATCAAAAGCCGAACCCTCGGCTTGGTACGACATGGGCGGGATCATTGGTGCGCCCCACGAGGTGGCACCCCTCAAGGAGTACCGGGAGCAACTGGTGCTACAGAACTATGTGAGGATAGATCATCCGGGGGAGTACCTTGTAAAGGTGCATCATGACTTCGGCTGGCTGGCGACGACGGAGCGGCCGTATCCCGTGGCGGAGGCTCGCATCAAAGTGGTACTGCCCTCTGCCGAGGAGATAGGCCGACGGGTGCAGGCGCTGGCAAGAAAGAACGAACATCGTCAGTCTCAACACCTGGGGCAGTACTGGAACAGTCCGCCCTTTGTCTGGATGATTCACCCCATTTACCTCCCCGCCCTGGAGCAGGCCGCAGCTGGGGGCTGTCTTCAGGCCTTTGAGGGCATTCATCGCGTCCGCAACACTGATGCGACTCGTGCCCTGGTGAGGCTGCTGGAGAGTGAGCAACCAGAGGTCGCCAGTACGGCGGCGCTCTTCATTGCCAAGCGCCTGCCGGTGCCGAATGGGAAAGAACCCCCGCTCCGGACTCTTAACGGGTTCATCACGCCCGGTGGGGAGATGGAGCTCTATGCGCATCGCTATTGGCTTCCGGAACTGGATGCAATGGTAATCAAGGCGGCGCGCAAGATGGTCACTCGGTCAGAGGCAGACGAAGTGGGGCGTGCTGCGGCGCTTTTGGGCGGGCTGGGGGAGGTGACCGATGCAGAACTGGTCTTCCAGGCACTGGACCGCGTTGTCAGGACCACCAAGGATCGCACGGACCCCAAAGGCGAGACCTTTCTCGCGGCTGCCCCAGGGCCCGCCTTGCTCAGCGCGCTGGAAGACATCCAGCGCCGCGGCTGGAAGTTCGACTTCTCTCAAGACGATGAAACTCGCGCAGCGGGGAGGTTGTGGGCTGGCCTCTGGCTTATGGCAAGCGCTGAGCGCCCTCCCGTCCCCGCGGTTGGGGAGTCGCTTTTCGCACCAGGGCTGGCGTCTCCTTATGCCGTCGTGCGGGAGGCCGCGCTGCGAGCCCTGCCCGACCCTGCATCTGAACGCTGGCGGGACGCCATCAAGGCAGCGCTCGGGGATGCGGATTTCGGGGTGCGACGCGCGGCCATCCACGCCACGCTGGGCACCCGGGACGCCAGGTTCGAGGAGTCGTTGCTCAAGCTTGTGAGAGAAAATCCTGAGCCCAATATCACCCATGATGCCTGTGATGCCTTGATCCAGCTCGGCGCTCGATGGCAGATGACCCAGGTCTGGATGGAAGCCTTGGGGGAGAAGTCGCGCTTTCCGGAGGCGTTGGTGCTTCTGATTGAGCAACTGGTTTGGCCGGAAGGGGCCCGCCTTCAGCGGACGAGTGCAATCTCAGTGGAAGAATCGGAACAGATTCACCAGGCCTGGAAGCGCTTCCTCGGTGATCCGGCGACAGAGGCACATCTCCGTGCCGGCCGCCGCGTACCGGTATCCGATGCGATGCTGATGGAGTTGGGAGGACGTCATCGGGAGTGGCAACTGCCTGATGGGCAGACTTGGCCGCAGGCGCTGTCCCGGTGA
- the vccD gene encoding Verru_Chthon cassette protein D codes for MKLPRTIQLHRASGGFTLIEIMVVMALIGVLMALSLNVSTAWKAQKLTAQARGVASECAQAILMAQKDNFPVEMRFYQMPDDLGGGSATAFRAFQLVRLTGYAPADGKALYKNLTEVKYFADDIILHEKAEYTSLKSLPVQSPPEDAIPLRGAPRNFVAFMFLPNGTTTLPRSPDAVFTFVKENELKSADALPDNYRSMVLQPVTGQTTVY; via the coding sequence ATGAAACTTCCTAGAACCATCCAACTGCACCGGGCCTCCGGCGGCTTCACCCTCATAGAGATCATGGTGGTGATGGCCCTGATTGGCGTGCTCATGGCCCTGAGCCTTAATGTCAGCACCGCCTGGAAGGCCCAGAAACTTACAGCCCAGGCCAGAGGGGTCGCCTCAGAATGCGCTCAAGCCATCCTGATGGCGCAGAAGGACAACTTCCCCGTGGAGATGCGCTTCTACCAAATGCCTGATGACCTGGGAGGAGGATCCGCAACCGCCTTCAGGGCCTTTCAACTCGTGCGCCTCACCGGTTACGCCCCCGCTGATGGCAAGGCCCTTTACAAGAACCTGACTGAGGTGAAGTACTTTGCCGATGACATCATCCTGCACGAGAAGGCAGAGTACACCTCCCTCAAAAGCCTGCCGGTACAATCCCCGCCAGAGGATGCGATTCCACTCCGGGGCGCGCCGCGGAATTTCGTCGCTTTCATGTTCCTCCCCAACGGCACCACGACGCTGCCCCGCTCTCCCGATGCGGTCTTCACCTTCGTGAAAGAGAACGAGCTAAAATCCGCAGACGCACTACCCGACAACTACCGCTCCATGGTCCTTCAGCCCGTGACCGGACAGACTACCGTCTATTAG
- the vccC gene encoding Verru_Chthon cassette protein C has product MHPQSATGPAAAAAAVRKRPCGFTLIELMLSVAILAVMVLMLTSVLSNMQNVVARSQAQVEEFEDARLAFESMARKLSQATLNSYWGYVYDNPTAANPTPKYYSRLSDLHYVQDGVKNLMPNATGNGHGVFFQALLGDSDPSTTMGTSIAGMSDLLNCWGYYVDYGSDLNRRPTFMRSGMPLQLNPERKRFRLMEFRQPADVSILFDPTFNIGAKTAKNDIYRWFRGPFKSGTGTTAEYSVPLADNILALVIVPYIYVTTGGSSTANSVTDTRKKQSYEYDTRLYQWRPSNSAQDVLSSKNQPPAMLELTLIATDEKSYDRLVQREGETGAETKIRDVFKGLLTTATNFAPDLNKALENKTYEIDTIETRLNALDIHYKIFTTTVTLRASKWITEREKL; this is encoded by the coding sequence ATGCACCCCCAGTCAGCCACCGGGCCCGCCGCCGCTGCGGCGGCGGTGCGCAAGCGCCCCTGCGGCTTCACACTCATCGAGCTGATGCTCTCCGTGGCCATCCTCGCGGTCATGGTGCTCATGCTCACCAGCGTGCTCAGCAACATGCAGAACGTGGTGGCAAGATCCCAGGCCCAGGTTGAGGAGTTTGAGGACGCACGCCTGGCCTTCGAGTCCATGGCACGCAAGCTCTCCCAGGCCACGCTCAACAGCTACTGGGGCTACGTGTATGACAACCCCACCGCCGCCAACCCAACCCCAAAGTACTACAGCCGCCTTAGCGATCTGCACTACGTCCAGGACGGGGTAAAGAACCTCATGCCGAATGCCACAGGCAACGGTCACGGGGTCTTTTTCCAGGCACTGCTGGGGGATTCAGACCCCTCCACCACCATGGGCACCTCCATCGCGGGGATGAGTGACCTGCTCAACTGCTGGGGTTACTATGTGGACTACGGCAGCGATCTGAACCGGCGACCCACCTTCATGCGCAGCGGCATGCCTCTCCAGCTCAATCCGGAGCGCAAACGTTTCCGCCTCATGGAATTCCGCCAGCCTGCGGATGTGTCCATCCTCTTTGACCCGACTTTCAACATCGGTGCCAAGACAGCCAAAAACGACATCTACCGCTGGTTCCGCGGCCCGTTCAAAAGCGGTACGGGCACCACTGCGGAGTACTCCGTACCCTTGGCAGACAACATTCTGGCTCTGGTCATCGTCCCGTACATCTACGTCACCACTGGTGGCTCCTCCACCGCCAACAGCGTGACGGACACCCGCAAGAAACAGTCCTACGAGTACGACACCCGTCTCTATCAATGGCGCCCCAGCAACTCCGCCCAGGACGTGCTCTCCAGCAAGAACCAGCCGCCAGCCATGCTGGAGCTTACCTTGATCGCCACCGACGAAAAGTCCTACGACCGCCTGGTGCAGCGTGAAGGAGAGACCGGGGCAGAGACCAAGATCCGCGATGTGTTCAAAGGCCTGCTCACCACGGCGACCAACTTCGCCCCGGACCTTAACAAGGCCCTCGAAAACAAAACCTACGAGATCGACACCATTGAGACGCGGCTGAACGCTCTCGACATCCACTACAAGATCTTCACCACCACCGTGACCCTGCGAGCCTCCAAGTGGATCACCGAGCGGGAAAAACTTTGA
- a CDS encoding acetylxylan esterase: protein MRPTFRLRHLLLSSLVALATGPVLPLAAQSTAPAPAANAPIPTAATTPPVALAPKPAPLLTVASTKPDALYKIGEEVTFKISLAADSPVAPDAEITWNISKDGVPPIKEGKARLNQGSVTVTSSLPEAGFLLCRATVLHHGKPVTALGGAGVDPLSIKPSLPVPDDFDAFWADQKKRVAAVPLNPRLTPVKSDVAKVGECYDVQLDCIGAPVSGYFCKPTGAAPKSLPAVLLLHGAGVRSSQLNSAANWSNNGALAMDINAHGLPNGRPDDFYKDVEQSVLKDYRTAINDSREGCYYLGMFRRLIQAMNFLCAQPEWDGKTLVVYGSSQGGFQAFAAAGLDERVTFFAAGVPAGCDHTGMEVNRVAGWPKFPMVDKTGGKNTKALEASRYFDAVNFAARTKAKAGIVTVGFIDTTCPPTSVYAAYNALPLQNKSIYNDIPSGHSNSPQAVKAMTDAAVAQLKAGKE, encoded by the coding sequence ATGCGACCAACATTCCGGCTCCGTCATCTCCTGCTCAGTTCTCTGGTGGCCCTCGCCACCGGACCCGTCCTCCCCTTGGCGGCGCAATCTACCGCTCCTGCCCCCGCTGCCAACGCCCCCATTCCGACCGCAGCGACAACTCCTCCTGTCGCACTGGCTCCCAAGCCTGCCCCCCTGCTCACCGTGGCCAGCACCAAGCCGGATGCCCTCTACAAGATCGGAGAAGAGGTCACCTTCAAGATCAGCCTCGCCGCAGACTCGCCCGTGGCACCTGATGCAGAGATCACCTGGAACATCTCCAAGGACGGAGTGCCGCCGATCAAGGAAGGCAAAGCGCGGCTCAACCAAGGCTCGGTCACCGTCACCAGCAGCCTTCCCGAGGCCGGGTTCCTCCTGTGCCGCGCGACGGTGCTACACCATGGGAAGCCTGTCACGGCCTTGGGCGGAGCGGGAGTCGATCCCTTGTCCATCAAACCCAGCCTTCCGGTGCCAGACGATTTTGATGCCTTCTGGGCCGATCAGAAAAAGAGGGTCGCCGCCGTGCCCTTGAATCCCCGGCTTACTCCTGTAAAGTCAGATGTGGCCAAGGTCGGAGAATGCTACGACGTCCAGCTCGACTGCATTGGAGCGCCCGTTTCGGGTTATTTCTGTAAACCCACTGGAGCCGCCCCCAAGTCCCTGCCTGCAGTGCTCCTCCTCCACGGTGCCGGGGTACGCAGTTCCCAGCTCAACAGTGCCGCCAACTGGAGCAACAACGGGGCTCTGGCCATGGACATCAATGCGCATGGCCTGCCCAACGGCCGGCCCGATGATTTTTACAAGGACGTGGAGCAGAGCGTCCTGAAGGACTATCGCACCGCCATCAACGACAGCCGCGAAGGCTGCTACTATCTGGGCATGTTCCGCCGCCTCATTCAGGCCATGAACTTCCTCTGCGCCCAGCCGGAGTGGGACGGCAAGACATTGGTCGTGTACGGCTCCAGCCAGGGTGGTTTCCAGGCCTTTGCCGCTGCCGGGCTGGATGAGCGGGTCACCTTCTTCGCAGCCGGGGTTCCTGCTGGCTGCGATCACACGGGCATGGAGGTCAACCGCGTCGCGGGCTGGCCCAAGTTCCCAATGGTGGACAAAACAGGGGGCAAAAACACCAAGGCGCTGGAGGCCTCCCGCTACTTCGACGCCGTGAACTTCGCCGCCCGCACCAAGGCCAAAGCCGGGATCGTCACCGTCGGCTTCATCGACACCACCTGCCCACCCACCAGCGTCTATGCGGCCTACAATGCTCTGCCGCTCCAGAACAAGTCGATCTACAACGACATTCCCAGCGGCCACTCCAACTCGCCCCAGGCCGTCAAGGCCATGACTGATGCGGCCGTCGCCCAGCTCAAGGCGGGGAAGGAGTGA
- the vccB gene encoding Verru_Chthon cassette protein B: MKSSPRAFSLVETVTALGIVSIAVLTLVALIPTGLDDLRKSSLKQAEARIIQSVVGTYQMISWGSPGAAMTLPDKEFYFDIRGTALKKGDIDHAITARAVVDKTTPPTLAGDSSPSKHLRKLKVLITSQINNTAAFSDPLLYHERSVIVANLEQTKL; the protein is encoded by the coding sequence ATGAAAAGCAGCCCCAGAGCCTTCTCTCTAGTGGAAACCGTGACCGCCCTCGGCATCGTCTCCATCGCAGTGCTCACGCTGGTGGCCCTGATCCCCACCGGCCTGGACGACCTGCGGAAGAGTTCGCTGAAACAAGCCGAGGCGCGCATCATCCAGTCCGTGGTAGGCACCTACCAGATGATCAGCTGGGGCTCACCCGGGGCAGCCATGACCCTGCCGGACAAGGAGTTCTACTTCGACATCCGCGGCACCGCCCTGAAGAAGGGCGACATCGACCACGCCATCACGGCGCGCGCAGTGGTGGACAAGACCACCCCGCCGACCCTGGCAGGAGATTCCTCCCCATCGAAGCACCTGCGCAAGCTCAAGGTGCTGATCACCAGCCAGATCAACAACACGGCCGCCTTTAGTGACCCCCTCCTCTATCATGAGCGCAGTGTGATCGTGGCCAACCTTGAACAGACCAAGCTCTGA
- the vccA gene encoding Verru_Chthon cassette protein A, translating to MRKSPQPQNQGAALVIVLSILTILVTLVLAFFSMVQTESQSSTSFAESVEVRNLTDVPVNLVVSQLRKATENLAPVGTETAFKTWSSQPGMIRVYGVEPDSSNFRGKAVGLYKLYSDDKLVVTKSGATATASGMNPSEAAAALREDMDDLAAWNSKPGMFTDLNEPVPVPGTTPTLKFPILDPRAAAPGPSGYAIDGFDYYASGGSGAPAGTATVAGTVKASNRKDLAARVPMPVRWMYVLRDGSLVTPTSADTTKANFTAPTKDNPIVGRVAYWTDDDSNKININTASEGSEWQIPVSTNQTDKDYAARVPAQNEFSRYPGHPATTSLSTVFQAFGSDFYVDPSFTPNTAVFARLHKLSPRTPWGGTMAGTTTPGSATTGLPAKQERLYASVEEMFFDPARQQNLTGLDATSLELGKFFLTAHSRAPELNLFGKPRISLWPQSKDTAQRNPKDKLLAFMSETTGTTDRQWYWVREKNFTTSDPGSSQDPKADYPGTMRNDAMFHSYYRALTGGVGGATGLEAQPPPGFGVKSMKQKYGERERDQIGAGAFDLLRWGINSYSSVSAGGWPTYTYLPDRVSGNKGQSSAVPMDIRESNTVVARGYGRWPTVTEAALVFMRIKGTGANAKDRIQPYVILETFVPTSGPASMTANIIYRIQGMEGFKAKVGTGADQSLGFAGTMDNLCNVTEGTFGELACGNTPFTGMGNLLAAGGTTAKIPTPGASGGGVSVYPFVGQSFEIPDGAADFTFTGAAFTIKTYPGWTGAVDDNKLVQTINMTFPTTPVKFKLPRLNATYPSLDSRFNKAGGRYEPRLICDGDIVRSVEADVNAAPKGDLRLYSGMKVVPASWFTVHRDYADFNTERRQFLRTDLTASNGQFGPHAGALPAAENWGEQSGRQSNHNTAGTLVKGFMYSRGCPPAVPRGLDGAFLTTTASNTAPGDWDNGVGIIADGPYIRKPDEGNASGSPYMSRHHFEKEDGVTYSPSRQIASAVAFGSLPTGMNLSAPASVKPWQTLLFCPNPASRSSAPNAEPSAADHPGFGAPRDHLMLDLFWMPITEPYAISEPLSTAGKINMNYQMAPFTHIERTTGIRAVLKSTRLTAISPSSAGGKGTGVTTTSSGSSPYNKSGSAVYKQSDSSTTHTNELRYAVNAAVTLQGFRNRFNTGDIFHSASEICEIFLVPQRLNGKTYASDAPLPPTNYNEMTKWWNGNLGEVDAMELTGDNSREEPYNHIYPRLTTKSNTFTVHYRVQTLRKARSTEPTEWVEGRDTVASEYRGSTMIERYLDPNESQVAAAMVGAGSFKYSWDTFYRIRIIQRKQFTP from the coding sequence ATGAGAAAGTCCCCCCAACCCCAAAATCAGGGTGCCGCTCTCGTCATCGTACTGAGCATCCTCACCATCCTCGTCACGTTGGTACTTGCCTTCTTTTCGATGGTACAGACTGAATCCCAGTCTTCCACCAGCTTTGCAGAGAGCGTGGAGGTCCGTAACCTGACCGACGTTCCGGTGAACCTGGTGGTCTCCCAGTTGCGCAAGGCCACCGAAAACCTCGCCCCGGTCGGCACTGAAACTGCATTCAAGACCTGGTCATCTCAGCCGGGGATGATTCGCGTTTACGGTGTCGAGCCTGACAGCAGCAACTTTCGTGGCAAGGCAGTAGGGCTCTACAAGCTCTATTCGGATGACAAACTGGTCGTCACTAAATCTGGTGCCACGGCAACCGCCAGCGGCATGAACCCCTCTGAGGCTGCGGCGGCCCTCCGTGAGGATATGGACGATCTTGCCGCCTGGAACAGCAAGCCTGGCATGTTCACGGACTTGAACGAGCCGGTCCCGGTGCCGGGCACGACGCCCACCCTCAAGTTCCCCATCCTTGACCCCCGAGCTGCAGCCCCCGGCCCTTCTGGCTACGCCATCGACGGCTTTGACTACTATGCGAGCGGTGGTTCAGGGGCACCTGCCGGTACAGCAACGGTGGCAGGCACGGTGAAAGCCAGCAACCGGAAAGACCTGGCGGCCCGCGTGCCCATGCCCGTCCGTTGGATGTATGTCTTGAGGGACGGCAGCCTGGTGACCCCCACGTCTGCCGACACGACCAAGGCGAATTTCACTGCACCCACCAAGGACAACCCTATTGTGGGACGCGTCGCCTACTGGACTGACGACGACAGCAACAAAATTAACATCAACACCGCCAGTGAAGGCAGTGAGTGGCAGATCCCAGTTTCCACGAACCAGACGGACAAGGACTATGCCGCCCGGGTGCCTGCACAGAACGAGTTCAGCCGCTACCCCGGCCACCCAGCCACCACCAGTCTGAGCACGGTGTTTCAAGCCTTTGGCAGTGATTTCTACGTGGATCCGAGTTTCACACCCAATACCGCCGTATTCGCCCGTCTGCACAAGCTCTCCCCCAGAACACCCTGGGGCGGCACCATGGCCGGCACAACGACGCCAGGCAGCGCCACCACGGGTCTGCCAGCCAAGCAGGAGCGTCTCTATGCGAGCGTGGAGGAGATGTTCTTTGACCCCGCCCGTCAGCAAAACCTGACCGGCCTGGACGCCACCTCCCTGGAGCTGGGCAAGTTCTTCCTCACCGCCCACAGCCGCGCTCCGGAGCTCAATCTTTTCGGCAAGCCGCGCATCAGTCTCTGGCCCCAGTCCAAAGACACCGCCCAACGCAATCCCAAGGACAAGCTGCTGGCTTTCATGAGCGAGACCACCGGGACCACCGACCGTCAGTGGTATTGGGTTCGAGAAAAGAACTTTACCACCAGCGATCCCGGCTCCTCCCAGGACCCGAAGGCGGACTACCCCGGAACGATGCGCAATGACGCCATGTTTCACAGCTACTACCGCGCCCTTACCGGCGGTGTGGGTGGGGCCACCGGCCTGGAAGCCCAACCACCACCCGGATTTGGTGTAAAGTCCATGAAGCAGAAGTACGGCGAGCGTGAACGAGACCAGATCGGTGCCGGAGCGTTCGACCTGCTCCGCTGGGGCATCAACAGCTACAGCTCCGTGTCTGCAGGGGGCTGGCCCACCTACACCTACCTGCCAGACCGCGTCAGCGGGAACAAGGGGCAGTCCAGTGCCGTGCCGATGGATATCCGTGAGAGCAACACGGTCGTAGCCCGGGGCTATGGCCGCTGGCCCACCGTCACTGAAGCAGCTCTCGTGTTCATGCGCATCAAGGGCACCGGGGCCAATGCGAAAGATCGCATCCAACCGTATGTGATCCTGGAGACCTTCGTGCCCACGAGCGGACCAGCCAGCATGACGGCCAATATCATCTACCGCATCCAGGGAATGGAAGGGTTCAAGGCCAAAGTGGGAACCGGAGCTGACCAGAGCCTCGGATTTGCGGGGACCATGGACAACCTTTGCAACGTGACGGAAGGCACCTTCGGCGAGTTGGCCTGTGGCAACACGCCCTTCACGGGCATGGGAAACCTGCTCGCAGCCGGAGGCACCACCGCCAAGATCCCGACACCCGGGGCCAGCGGCGGCGGGGTGAGTGTGTATCCATTCGTGGGCCAGTCGTTCGAGATCCCTGATGGAGCGGCTGACTTCACCTTCACCGGTGCGGCCTTCACCATCAAGACTTACCCCGGCTGGACCGGCGCAGTGGACGACAACAAGCTGGTTCAGACCATCAACATGACGTTCCCCACGACGCCGGTGAAGTTCAAGCTGCCCCGCCTGAATGCCACCTATCCCTCGCTTGATTCCCGCTTTAACAAGGCAGGTGGTCGCTATGAACCGCGGCTCATCTGTGATGGGGACATCGTCCGCTCCGTCGAGGCAGATGTGAATGCCGCGCCAAAGGGTGACCTCCGCCTCTACTCCGGCATGAAGGTGGTGCCTGCCAGTTGGTTCACGGTGCACCGCGACTATGCCGACTTCAACACGGAGCGCCGTCAGTTCCTCCGCACGGACCTGACCGCGAGCAATGGCCAGTTCGGCCCCCATGCCGGGGCGCTGCCCGCGGCGGAGAACTGGGGTGAGCAGAGCGGACGCCAGTCCAACCACAATACCGCCGGAACCCTGGTCAAAGGCTTCATGTACTCACGCGGCTGCCCTCCCGCAGTGCCACGGGGTCTGGACGGTGCATTCCTCACCACCACGGCCAGCAATACGGCTCCCGGCGACTGGGACAATGGCGTCGGCATCATTGCGGACGGACCCTACATTCGCAAGCCCGATGAAGGCAACGCCTCCGGCTCCCCCTACATGAGCCGTCACCACTTCGAAAAAGAAGACGGCGTCACCTACTCACCGAGCCGTCAGATCGCCTCCGCCGTGGCCTTCGGCTCCCTGCCCACGGGCATGAACCTCAGCGCTCCCGCCAGTGTGAAGCCCTGGCAGACGCTGCTCTTCTGCCCAAACCCCGCCTCCCGCTCCAGCGCCCCCAATGCTGAACCCAGCGCCGCTGACCATCCCGGCTTTGGAGCTCCGCGTGACCACCTCATGCTCGACCTCTTCTGGATGCCCATCACGGAGCCCTACGCCATCAGCGAGCCCCTCTCCACCGCGGGCAAGATCAACATGAACTACCAGATGGCCCCCTTCACCCACATCGAGCGCACCACCGGCATACGCGCCGTGCTCAAGTCCACCCGCCTCACGGCCATCTCGCCCAGCTCGGCAGGAGGCAAAGGCACGGGCGTAACCACCACCAGTTCCGGATCCAGCCCCTACAACAAGAGTGGCTCTGCCGTGTACAAGCAGTCTGACTCCAGCACCACACACACGAATGAACTGCGCTACGCCGTGAACGCCGCCGTCACGTTGCAGGGCTTCCGCAACCGCTTCAACACGGGCGACATCTTCCACTCGGCCTCGGAGATCTGTGAGATTTTCCTCGTACCACAGCGGCTGAATGGCAAGACCTACGCCTCTGACGCGCCCCTGCCCCCCACGAACTACAACGAGATGACGAAGTGGTGGAATGGCAACCTGGGCGAAGTGGATGCCATGGAACTGACGGGCGACAACTCCCGCGAGGAACCTTACAATCACATCTATCCGCGCCTGACCACAAAGTCGAACACCTTCACGGTTCACTACCGGGTGCAGACTCTGCGCAAGGCCCGCTCCACGGAGCCGACGGAGTGGGTGGAGGGACGGGACACCGTGGCCTCTGAGTACCGCGGTTCCACCATGATAGAACGGTATCTGGACCCCAACGAAAGTCAGGTGGCCGCCGCCATGGTCGGGGCCGGCAGCTTCAAGTACTCCTGGGACACCTTCTACCGCATCCGCATCATTCAGCGCAAACAGTTCACCCCTTGA